One part of the Calditrichota bacterium genome encodes these proteins:
- a CDS encoding DUF3108 domain-containing protein — protein MIILKMRASLFLFKNKNFSFHNLKATKLTFLYFYLPLVGQENLNNFSWQIGEELSYKVSWGFIPVGTLNLSILDTMQIDVQKTYHVRLNIDSNPWLFFVNMHSTFDGYLLNNTFPRRLVVQEEIDGMNYKSRYDFDYTNNIINSHYESIEDTSVNIDTGKVMDKKYQDGMSIIYYARANCHKNNQEQLNLFYEAKEGLLDINFTGQVDSIETDFSETKIPAFYLNGEAHFKAIAGFTGKYEGWFSNDKQRIPLAARMEVFLGSVYLELEKKK, from the coding sequence ATGATTATTTTGAAAATGAGAGCAAGTTTATTCTTATTTAAAAACAAAAATTTTTCTTTTCACAATTTGAAAGCCACAAAACTTACATTTCTTTATTTTTACTTACCATTGGTTGGTCAGGAAAATCTTAACAATTTTTCATGGCAGATTGGCGAAGAACTTAGCTATAAAGTATCCTGGGGTTTTATTCCTGTGGGTACACTAAACTTATCTATTCTTGATACTATGCAGATTGATGTTCAAAAAACATATCATGTCCGCTTAAATATCGATTCTAACCCCTGGCTATTTTTTGTAAACATGCACAGCACCTTTGATGGATATTTATTGAATAATACTTTCCCAAGACGTCTGGTTGTGCAGGAAGAAATAGATGGTATGAATTATAAGAGCCGATACGACTTTGATTACACGAATAATATTATAAACAGCCATTATGAAAGTATTGAAGATACCTCTGTAAATATTGATACTGGAAAAGTTATGGATAAGAAATATCAAGATGGTATGTCGATTATTTATTATGCCCGCGCTAATTGCCATAAGAATAATCAGGAACAATTAAATCTTTTTTATGAGGCCAAAGAAGGTTTGCTGGATATAAATTTTACAGGGCAAGTTGACAGTATCGAAACCGACTTTTCTGAAACAAAGATACCTGCCTTTTACCTTAATGGTGAAGCCCATTTTAAAGCGATTGCAGGTTTTACGGGAAAATATGAAGGATGGTTTAGCAATGATAAACAACGCATACCCCTTGCTGCAAGAATGGAAGTATTTCTTGGAAGTGTTTATTTAGAATTGGAGAAGAAAAAATAA
- a CDS encoding winged helix-turn-helix transcriptional regulator produces the protein MKIKEKQQRLTNSMEKMLIKMNEVTNVCLISNEGLDKRDLSIICFIAKNGEVIMREIADFLSIPVSTLTSIIDKLVQKKYLYRFNPSDDRRIVKVKLTDSGVTSYKEFKSYKEKLSVMMLSVLPEKEQDHLVELLEKISNQTFNL, from the coding sequence ATGAAGATAAAGGAAAAACAACAACGACTGACAAACTCAATGGAAAAAATGCTTATCAAGATGAATGAGGTTACTAATGTTTGTCTGATTTCAAATGAAGGTCTTGATAAGCGCGACCTTTCCATAATTTGTTTTATTGCAAAGAACGGCGAAGTTATAATGCGTGAAATCGCTGATTTCCTCTCTATTCCAGTAAGTACTTTAACAAGTATTATCGATAAATTGGTTCAAAAAAAATATCTATACCGATTTAATCCATCAGACGACCGGCGTATCGTTAAAGTTAAATTGACTGATTCTGGAGTGACTTCCTATAAGGAGTTTAAATCATATAAAGAAAAATTAAGTGTCATGATGCTATCAGTTCTTCCAGAAAAAGAACAGGATCATTTGGTTGAGCTGTTAGAGAAAATTTCAAATCAAACATTCAACCTTTAA
- a CDS encoding PaaI family thioesterase, translating into MIIHDKISALLPLELPLSIRSFVSNGDKNRIDIRYFFDPKNKHFYAKVIFGDLAQGPPDHAHGGAIASIIDEVMGGCAWSNKLYAMTANLDITYLKAIKLNEEVFVEAWIESIDNKKMKVNAIIQKQNGDMLVKAKGLFIRQSVEKFKAMGFIPDELFQE; encoded by the coding sequence ATGATAATACATGATAAAATTTCTGCTTTACTCCCATTGGAGTTACCTCTTTCTATTCGCTCATTTGTTTCCAACGGTGACAAAAACAGGATTGACATTCGTTATTTTTTCGACCCGAAAAACAAACATTTTTACGCAAAAGTAATTTTTGGAGATTTGGCGCAGGGCCCACCTGATCATGCACATGGTGGGGCAATTGCTTCAATTATTGATGAAGTAATGGGCGGATGTGCGTGGAGTAACAAATTATATGCAATGACGGCCAATTTAGATATAACCTATTTGAAAGCTATAAAACTAAATGAGGAAGTTTTTGTGGAAGCTTGGATTGAAAGCATTGATAATAAAAAAATGAAAGTTAATGCTATTATCCAAAAGCAAAATGGAGATATGTTAGTAAAAGCAAAAGGACTTTTTATTAGGCAATCGGTAGAAAAATTTAAAGCAATGGGTTTTATTCCAGATGAGCTGTTTCAAGAGTAG